A single genomic interval of Pseudomonas sp. FeN3W harbors:
- the dnaG gene encoding DNA primase, with protein MAGLIPQSFIDDLLNRSDIVEVVGSRIQLKKAGKNYSALCPFHKEKTPSFSVSPDKQFYYCFGCGAGGNALGFVMDHDQLDFPQAVEELAKRAGMEVPHEESGRKHKPRQPVDSPLYPLLAAAADYYRQALKAHPTRKSAVEYLKGRGLSGVIARDFGLGFAPPGWDNLMKHLGGDPLQHKAMIDAGLLIENAETGKRYDRFRDRVMFPIRDSRGRVIAFGGRVLGDDKPKYLNSPETPVFHKGQELYGLYEARQANRDLDEIMVVEGYMDVIALAQQGLRNAVATLGTATSEEHLKRLFRIVPSVLFCFDGDAAGRKAAWRALEATLPNLQDGRRARFLFLPDGEDPDTLVRAEGTDAFRARIQQHSQPLADYFFQQLSDEADPRSLEGKAHLATLAAPLIEKIPGANLRALMRQRLAEITGLNGEALQHMAAAPTPNPDSSPPEYDDSAYYETGAHYAETDYFEPPEPPKQQRSGKKEWKKDWKKSGQRPDFKPRGPRTPATVEPPTLTTLRTLLHHPNLAQRVEDVSHFAAEDDTYAQLLVALLGTLQKNPKLRSLQLIARWHGTDQGRLLRALAEKEWLISADNLEQQFFDTINSLAARQRERRLESLLRKARQGELSAEEKDQLRNLLSRNATPAASTSTGA; from the coding sequence ATGGCCGGACTGATCCCTCAATCCTTCATCGACGACCTGCTCAACCGCTCCGACATCGTCGAGGTGGTGGGCTCGCGCATCCAGCTGAAAAAAGCCGGCAAGAACTACAGCGCGCTCTGCCCGTTCCACAAGGAAAAGACACCCTCCTTCAGCGTCAGCCCGGACAAGCAGTTTTACTACTGTTTTGGCTGCGGCGCCGGCGGCAATGCGCTCGGCTTCGTCATGGACCACGACCAACTGGACTTCCCCCAGGCGGTCGAGGAACTGGCCAAGCGCGCAGGGATGGAGGTCCCGCACGAGGAAAGCGGGCGCAAACACAAGCCCCGCCAACCCGTCGACTCTCCACTCTACCCGCTGCTGGCCGCCGCCGCGGATTACTACCGCCAGGCACTGAAGGCCCACCCGACCCGCAAGTCCGCGGTCGAGTATCTCAAGGGTCGTGGTCTCTCAGGCGTGATTGCCCGGGATTTCGGGCTGGGCTTCGCCCCACCCGGCTGGGACAACCTGATGAAGCATCTGGGCGGCGACCCGCTGCAGCACAAGGCGATGATCGACGCCGGCCTGCTGATCGAGAATGCCGAGACCGGCAAACGCTACGACCGCTTCCGCGACCGCGTGATGTTCCCCATCCGCGACAGCCGCGGCCGGGTCATCGCCTTCGGCGGTCGCGTTCTGGGCGACGACAAGCCCAAGTACCTGAATTCGCCGGAGACACCGGTATTCCACAAGGGCCAGGAACTCTACGGCCTCTACGAAGCGCGCCAGGCCAACCGCGATCTCGATGAGATCATGGTGGTGGAAGGCTACATGGACGTCATCGCCCTGGCCCAGCAAGGCTTGCGCAACGCCGTCGCAACCCTCGGCACCGCGACCAGCGAGGAACACCTCAAACGCCTGTTCCGCATCGTGCCCAGCGTGCTGTTCTGCTTCGACGGCGACGCCGCGGGACGCAAGGCAGCCTGGCGAGCACTGGAAGCCACGCTGCCGAACCTGCAGGACGGCCGCCGGGCGCGCTTCCTGTTCCTGCCCGACGGCGAAGACCCGGACACCCTCGTTCGTGCCGAAGGCACCGACGCCTTCCGCGCGCGCATTCAGCAGCATTCGCAGCCGCTGGCCGATTATTTTTTCCAGCAGTTGAGCGACGAAGCCGACCCCCGTTCGCTGGAAGGCAAGGCCCATTTGGCCACGCTGGCAGCACCGCTCATCGAAAAAATCCCCGGTGCCAATCTGCGCGCATTGATGCGCCAGCGTCTCGCCGAAATCACCGGTCTCAATGGCGAAGCCCTGCAGCACATGGCGGCCGCCCCCACACCGAACCCCGACAGCAGCCCGCCTGAATACGACGATTCGGCGTACTACGAGACCGGCGCACACTATGCCGAAACGGATTACTTCGAGCCTCCCGAGCCCCCGAAGCAACAGCGCAGCGGCAAGAAGGAATGGAAGAAAGACTGGAAAAAATCCGGGCAGCGACCAGACTTCAAGCCTCGTGGCCCGCGTACGCCAGCTACCGTCGAGCCGCCCACGCTGACCACGCTGCGCACTTTGCTGCACCATCCGAACCTCGCACAGAGGGTCGAGGATGTCAGTCATTTCGCCGCAGAAGACGACACATACGCGCAATTGCTCGTTGCACTGCTTGGCACGCTGCAGAAGAATCCGAAACTGCGCAGCCTGCAACTGATCGCCCGCTGGCATGGAACCGACCAAGGGCGACTTTTACGTGCACTTGCAGAGAAAGAATGGCTGATCTCGGCCGATAACCTTGAACAGCAGTTTTTCGACACCATTAATAGCCTTGCCGCCCGACAGCGGGAACGCCGACTCGAAAGCCTGCTGCGCAAGGCTCGCCAGGGTGAACTCAGCGCAGAGGAAAAAGACCAGCTGCGTAACCTGTTGAGTCGTAACGCAACACCCGCTGCATCGACCTCAACTGGCGCGTGA
- a CDS encoding Crp/Fnr family transcriptional regulator gives MHGSDSSPLFQTALLQGFRQRNLIEGELIGSPGASRDSVFIVRNGRIRVYLASEDKEYTLTFLEAGDIYSTHSGAYIQAAKASEVLIGETALMLRTLDALPDAAPSIIRALGQTLANSMQLIEDLAFRDVEGRLARFFDGMLARKGRPHGDAQRLELDLNTEDIAHLLGTTRQTVSSLINRLARQGILSRVAPGTFDIHRPDLLKTRSRQPGKLSAG, from the coding sequence ATGCACGGATCCGACAGCTCGCCCCTGTTCCAGACCGCCCTGCTGCAGGGCTTCCGTCAGCGCAACCTGATCGAAGGAGAACTCATCGGCAGCCCCGGCGCCTCACGCGACAGCGTGTTCATCGTGCGCAACGGGCGAATCCGCGTGTACCTCGCCTCGGAAGACAAGGAATACACCCTCACCTTTCTCGAAGCCGGCGATATCTACAGCACCCACAGCGGCGCCTACATCCAGGCGGCCAAAGCGAGCGAGGTGCTGATTGGCGAAACCGCCCTGATGCTTCGCACACTCGATGCGCTACCCGACGCCGCACCCTCCATCATCCGGGCCCTGGGCCAGACCCTGGCGAACTCCATGCAACTGATCGAAGACCTTGCCTTTCGTGACGTCGAAGGACGCCTGGCGCGTTTCTTCGACGGCATGCTCGCACGCAAGGGACGCCCGCACGGAGACGCCCAGCGCCTCGAGCTGGACCTGAACACCGAAGACATCGCCCACCTGCTAGGCACCACGCGGCAGACCGTCTCCTCGTTGATCAACCGCCTGGCCCGCCAGGGCATCCTCAGCCGAGTCGCCCCCGGCACCTTCGACATCCACCGCCCCGACCTGCTGAAAACACGCAGCCGGCAACCCGGCAAGCTGTCGGCTGGCTGA
- the folB gene encoding dihydroneopterin aldolase, whose amino-acid sequence MDTVFIEGLEVDTVIGAYDWERGIRQCLHLDLTLGWDIRPAAENDELDKALDYAKVAAAIDQFASEACFELVETFAERLAQKLMSEFGIVWLRLRVTKPGVNARARALGVEIERGCR is encoded by the coding sequence GTGGATACAGTCTTCATCGAAGGCCTGGAAGTGGATACGGTAATCGGCGCTTACGATTGGGAGCGCGGGATCCGCCAGTGCCTGCATCTGGACCTGACGCTTGGCTGGGATATCCGTCCCGCCGCCGAGAATGATGAGCTGGACAAGGCCCTGGACTATGCCAAGGTCGCTGCGGCCATCGATCAGTTCGCTTCCGAGGCGTGCTTCGAGCTGGTCGAAACCTTCGCCGAGCGCTTGGCGCAGAAGCTGATGAGCGAATTCGGCATCGTCTGGCTGCGACTGCGGGTCACCAAGCCTGGCGTCAATGCGCGCGCCCGTGCGCTGGGTGTGGAGATCGAACGCGGATGTCGCTGA
- a CDS encoding helix-turn-helix transcriptional regulator, translating to MEKSIYRDENMVLLRLLRQCRIESGLTQGQFAEALGRPQSFASDIERGLRRLDLIQLRDICRVLGLGLVEFVQRYESELSPQEARE from the coding sequence GTGGAAAAATCGATATACCGAGATGAGAACATGGTGCTGCTGCGTTTGCTCAGGCAATGCCGTATTGAGTCAGGTCTGACTCAGGGGCAGTTCGCCGAGGCACTTGGCCGCCCCCAGTCGTTCGCGAGCGACATTGAGCGTGGTCTGCGCAGGCTTGACCTTATTCAGTTGCGAGACATCTGCCGTGTGCTGGGCCTCGGCTTGGTCGAGTTTGTGCAGCGTTACGAATCCGAGCTGTCGCCGCAAGAGGCGCGAGAATAG
- the rpsU gene encoding 30S ribosomal protein S21: MPAVKVKENEPFDVALRRFKRSCEKAGVLAEVRSREFYEKPTAERKRKAAAAVKRHAKKVQREQRRSVRLY, encoded by the coding sequence ATGCCCGCTGTCAAAGTTAAAGAGAATGAACCCTTCGACGTAGCACTGCGTCGCTTCAAGCGCTCCTGCGAAAAAGCAGGCGTTCTGGCCGAAGTCCGCTCGCGTGAGTTCTACGAGAAGCCGACTGCCGAGCGTAAGCGTAAGGCTGCCGCTGCAGTCAAGCGTCACGCCAAGAAAGTGCAGCGCGAGCAGCGCCGCAGCGTCCGCCTGTACTGA
- the rpoD gene encoding RNA polymerase sigma factor RpoD gives MSGKAQQQSRLKELIQRGREQGYLTYAEVNDHLPEDISDPEQVEDIIRMINDMGINVFEVAPDADALLLAEADTDEAAAEEAAAALAAVETDIGRTTDPVRMYMREMGTVELLTREGEIEIAKRIEEGIREVMSAIAHFPGTVDSILADYERVTTEGGRLSDILSGYIDPDDDGAAAPQEVEPETPQTTAKPAADDKDDEEEDDSDSEEEEGDGGPDPEVARVRFGAVAEQLEKANKALKKHGRASQQAVEELEALAILFMPIKLVPKQYDALVERVRNALSQIRAQERAIMQLCVRDARMPRADFLRQFPNNETNLDWAEQLASGKGKYAEAIGNRKEDIVRCQQKLIELEQECDLAIADIKDINRRMSIGEAKARRAKKEMVEANLRLVISIAKKYTNRGLQFLDLIQEGNIGLMKAVDKFEYRRGYKFSTYATWWIRQAITRSIADQARTIRIPVHMIETINKLNRISRQMLQEMGREPTPEELGERMEMPEDKIRKVLKIAKEPISMETPIGDDEDSHLGDFIEDSAMQSPIDVATVESLKEATREVLSGLTAREAKVLRMRFGIDMNTDHTLEEVGKQFDVTRERIRQIEAKALRKLRHPTRSEHLRSFLDE, from the coding sequence ATGTCCGGAAAAGCGCAACAGCAGTCCCGCCTCAAAGAGTTGATCCAGCGTGGCCGTGAGCAGGGTTACCTGACTTACGCAGAGGTCAACGACCACCTACCGGAGGATATTTCCGATCCGGAACAGGTGGAAGACATCATTCGCATGATCAACGACATGGGCATCAATGTATTCGAGGTTGCCCCGGATGCCGATGCCCTGTTGTTGGCCGAAGCCGATACCGATGAAGCCGCTGCCGAAGAGGCCGCCGCCGCACTCGCTGCGGTCGAGACCGATATCGGCCGCACCACCGACCCGGTGCGCATGTACATGCGTGAAATGGGCACCGTCGAACTGCTGACCCGCGAAGGCGAGATCGAAATCGCCAAACGCATCGAGGAAGGCATTCGCGAAGTGATGAGCGCCATCGCTCACTTCCCCGGCACCGTCGACAGCATCCTCGCCGATTACGAGCGAGTGACGACCGAAGGTGGTCGCCTGTCCGACATCCTCAGCGGTTACATCGATCCTGACGACGATGGCGCCGCCGCGCCCCAGGAGGTCGAGCCGGAAACCCCGCAGACCACCGCGAAGCCGGCAGCCGACGACAAGGATGACGAGGAAGAGGACGACTCCGACAGCGAAGAGGAAGAAGGCGATGGCGGCCCGGATCCTGAGGTCGCGCGCGTGCGTTTCGGCGCAGTCGCCGAGCAGCTGGAGAAGGCCAACAAGGCGCTGAAGAAGCATGGTCGCGCCAGCCAGCAGGCCGTCGAGGAGCTCGAAGCACTCGCCATCCTGTTCATGCCGATCAAACTCGTGCCCAAACAGTACGACGCACTGGTCGAGCGCGTTCGCAACGCCCTGAGCCAGATCCGCGCCCAGGAACGCGCCATCATGCAACTCTGTGTGCGTGACGCCCGCATGCCGCGCGCCGACTTCCTGCGTCAGTTCCCGAACAACGAGACCAATCTCGACTGGGCCGAGCAACTGGCGTCCGGCAAGGGCAAGTACGCCGAAGCCATCGGCAACCGCAAGGAAGACATCGTTCGCTGCCAGCAGAAGCTGATCGAGCTGGAACAGGAATGCGACCTGGCGATCGCTGACATCAAGGACATCAACCGTCGCATGTCCATCGGCGAGGCCAAGGCCCGCCGCGCGAAGAAAGAGATGGTCGAGGCCAACCTGCGCCTGGTGATCTCCATCGCCAAGAAGTACACCAACCGCGGCCTGCAATTCCTCGACCTGATCCAGGAAGGCAACATCGGCCTGATGAAGGCGGTGGACAAGTTCGAATACCGTCGCGGCTACAAGTTCTCGACCTACGCCACCTGGTGGATTCGCCAGGCGATCACTCGCTCCATTGCTGACCAGGCGCGGACCATCCGTATCCCGGTGCACATGATCGAGACGATCAACAAGCTCAACCGCATCTCCCGTCAGATGCTGCAGGAAATGGGTCGCGAACCCACCCCTGAGGAGCTTGGCGAGCGCATGGAGATGCCCGAGGACAAGATCCGCAAGGTACTGAAGATCGCCAAAGAGCCAATCTCCATGGAAACGCCTATCGGTGACGACGAAGACTCGCACCTGGGCGATTTCATCGAAGACTCGGCCATGCAGTCGCCGATCGACGTCGCTACCGTGGAAAGTCTCAAGGAAGCCACTCGCGAAGTGCTCTCCGGCCTCACAGCTCGTGAAGCCAAGGTACTGCGCATGCGCTTCGGCATCGACATGAACACCGACCACACCCTCGAGGAAGTCGGCAAGCAGTTCGATGTCACCCGCGAGCGAATCCGTCAGATAGAAGCCAAGGCGCTGCGCAAGCTGCGCCACCCGACGCGAAGCGAGCACCTGCGCTCCTTCCTCGACGAGTAA
- the tsaD gene encoding tRNA (adenosine(37)-N6)-threonylcarbamoyltransferase complex transferase subunit TsaD codes for MLVLGLETSCDETGVALYDSEQGLLADALFSQIDLHRVYGGVVPELASRDHVKRMLPLIRQVLDEGDREAAQIDAVAYTAGPGLVGALLVGASCAQALALAWGVPAVGVHHMEGHLLAPMLEAQPPQFPFVALLVSGGHTQLVRVDGIGQYELLGESVDDAAGEAFDKTAKLMGLRYPGGPEIARLAEQGTPGRFVFPRPMTDRPGLDFSFSGLKTFTLNTWQQCRSAGDESEQTRCDIALAFQQAVVETLTIKCRRALKQTGLKSLVIAGGVSANQSLRQSLERMLGELKGQVFYARPRFCTDNGAMIAYAGCQRLLAGQHDGPAITVQPRWPMDTLPAI; via the coding sequence ATGCTGGTGCTGGGGTTGGAAACGTCCTGCGACGAGACTGGTGTCGCGCTTTACGACAGCGAACAGGGCCTGCTGGCCGACGCGCTATTCAGCCAGATCGACCTGCATCGCGTCTATGGCGGCGTGGTGCCCGAGCTGGCCTCGCGCGATCACGTGAAACGCATGCTGCCGCTGATCCGCCAGGTGCTGGACGAGGGCGATCGCGAGGCTGCGCAGATCGATGCGGTGGCCTATACGGCCGGCCCGGGCCTGGTCGGTGCGCTGCTGGTCGGGGCCTCCTGCGCCCAGGCGCTGGCGTTGGCCTGGGGCGTACCGGCTGTAGGTGTGCACCATATGGAAGGCCACCTGCTGGCGCCGATGCTCGAAGCGCAGCCGCCGCAATTTCCGTTCGTCGCCTTGCTGGTGTCGGGGGGGCATACGCAGCTTGTTCGCGTGGATGGCATCGGCCAGTACGAGCTGCTCGGCGAGTCGGTGGACGATGCCGCCGGTGAGGCCTTCGACAAGACCGCCAAGTTGATGGGCCTGCGTTATCCCGGCGGGCCGGAGATCGCCCGTCTGGCCGAGCAGGGCACTCCGGGACGCTTCGTCTTTCCGCGGCCGATGACCGATCGGCCCGGACTGGATTTCAGTTTCAGCGGCCTGAAGACCTTTACCCTCAATACCTGGCAGCAGTGCCGCAGCGCGGGCGACGAATCCGAGCAGACCCGCTGCGACATCGCGCTGGCGTTTCAGCAGGCGGTGGTCGAAACCCTGACCATCAAGTGTCGCCGAGCGCTCAAGCAGACCGGCCTGAAGTCATTGGTCATCGCCGGCGGGGTCAGCGCCAATCAGTCACTGCGTCAGTCGCTGGAGCGGATGCTCGGCGAGCTCAAGGGTCAGGTCTTCTATGCGCGGCCACGTTTCTGCACCGACAATGGCGCGATGATCGCCTACGCTGGCTGTCAGCGCCTGCTCGCCGGGCAGCATGATGGTCCGGCGATCACTGTGCAGCCGCGCTGGCCGATGGACACACTGCCGGCGATCTGA
- the plsY gene encoding glycerol-3-phosphate 1-O-acyltransferase PlsY — protein MFWLLTLLAYLTGSLSFAILLSRLAGIPDPRAGGSGNPGATNMLRLAGKRLAICTLSGDLLKGLLPVLLAASLGLSIQQQAWIGLAAVCGHLYPLYFRFRGGKGVATAAGALLALYPPAALLAIVAWLLVFRLTRTSSLAALIALPLCLPLLAWQQPGALLPMSLLATLIVWRHRSNVRDQFAGQERHF, from the coding sequence ATGTTCTGGCTGCTGACATTGCTCGCGTACCTGACCGGCTCGCTGTCATTCGCCATACTGCTCAGCCGCCTGGCCGGGATACCCGACCCGCGTGCCGGCGGCTCCGGCAACCCCGGCGCCACCAATATGCTGCGTCTGGCAGGCAAGCGACTGGCGATCTGCACGCTGTCCGGCGATCTGCTCAAGGGCCTGCTGCCCGTACTGCTGGCCGCCTCGCTGGGCCTGAGCATCCAGCAACAGGCCTGGATCGGCCTGGCCGCGGTCTGCGGCCATCTCTATCCACTGTACTTCCGCTTTCGCGGCGGCAAGGGCGTCGCCACCGCCGCCGGTGCCCTGCTGGCGCTCTACCCGCCCGCCGCCCTGCTGGCCATCGTCGCCTGGCTGCTGGTATTTCGCCTGACCCGGACCAGCTCGCTGGCCGCCCTTATCGCCCTGCCGCTGTGCCTGCCGCTGCTGGCCTGGCAGCAACCCGGCGCGCTGCTGCCGATGAGCCTGCTCGCCACGCTGATCGTCTGGCGCCATCGCAGCAACGTGCGCGACCAGTTCGCCGGCCAGGAACGACATTTCTGA
- the cowN gene encoding N(2)-fixation sustaining protein CowN translates to MPSVVTYRSVAGDQPLPYIECDRGIRTLYSRIQHYISQDDGNCPLCCYLRDKIGSRNGFEPDARLILHAQINVIHELFERNDDHEIALLLQRVEDDCC, encoded by the coding sequence ATGCCCAGCGTCGTGACCTATCGCAGCGTCGCCGGCGACCAGCCGTTACCCTACATCGAATGCGACCGCGGCATCCGCACCCTCTACTCGCGCATTCAGCACTACATCAGCCAGGATGACGGCAACTGCCCCCTGTGCTGCTACCTGCGCGACAAGATCGGCAGCCGCAATGGCTTCGAGCCCGATGCCCGACTCATCCTCCACGCGCAAATAAACGTCATCCACGAACTTTTCGAGCGCAACGACGACCACGAAATCGCTCTCTTGCTGCAACGCGTGGAAGACGACTGCTGCTGA